A portion of the Krasilnikovia cinnamomea genome contains these proteins:
- a CDS encoding coenzyme F420-0:L-glutamate ligase — MAVTGGLEVLPVHGIGDVMPGDDLAGLIVGAAPWLRDGDILVVTSKIVSKAEGRLVEVPADGPEREAARAEVLAAETARVVARRGPTAIVQTHHGFVMAAAGIDASNIDKTHLVLLPADPDGSARALRAALAARGLAVGVIVSDTMGRAWRNGLTDVALGAAGIGPLRDHRGEIDPYGNELQLTEMAVIDELAAAGELVKGKCERVPVAVVRGYPGTGPADGPGAAALIRDPDSDMFSLGTAEARAAGLRDAARLPDAPGGGGPADPDAVARALAVVGDLLAPGTRVSEAPGTLRCAAPDDSPAALLRLGADVHRIRAALAAEGLGSATATDGATLVLTLTERQM; from the coding sequence ATGGCGGTGACCGGGGGTCTGGAGGTCCTGCCGGTGCACGGCATCGGCGACGTGATGCCGGGCGACGACCTGGCCGGGCTGATCGTGGGCGCGGCGCCGTGGCTGCGCGACGGCGACATCCTCGTCGTCACCAGCAAGATCGTGTCGAAGGCGGAAGGGCGCCTGGTCGAGGTGCCCGCGGACGGCCCGGAGCGGGAGGCGGCGCGGGCGGAGGTCCTGGCCGCCGAGACCGCCCGGGTGGTGGCCCGGCGCGGGCCCACCGCGATCGTGCAGACGCATCACGGGTTCGTCATGGCGGCCGCCGGGATCGACGCGTCGAACATCGACAAGACCCACCTCGTGCTGCTGCCCGCCGACCCGGACGGCTCGGCCCGCGCGCTGCGCGCCGCGCTCGCCGCGCGTGGCCTCGCGGTGGGTGTCATCGTCTCGGACACGATGGGCCGGGCCTGGCGCAACGGCCTCACGGACGTGGCGCTGGGCGCGGCGGGCATCGGTCCGCTGCGCGACCACCGCGGCGAGATCGATCCGTACGGCAACGAGCTGCAGCTTACCGAGATGGCGGTCATCGACGAGCTGGCCGCCGCCGGTGAGCTGGTCAAGGGCAAGTGCGAGCGGGTCCCGGTCGCGGTGGTGCGCGGCTATCCGGGTACGGGCCCGGCGGACGGCCCCGGCGCCGCCGCCCTGATCCGCGACCCGGACAGCGACATGTTCTCCCTGGGTACGGCGGAGGCACGGGCCGCCGGGCTGCGGGATGCCGCTCGCCTGCCGGACGCCCCCGGCGGCGGTGGCCCGGCCGATCCGGACGCGGTGGCCCGGGCGCTGGCCGTGGTGGGTGACCTGCTGGCCCCGGGCACCCGGGTCAGCGAGGCACCGGGGACGCTGCGCTGCGCGGCACCGGACGACTCCCCCGCCGCGTTGCTGCGGCTGGGCGCGGACGTGCACCGGATCCGGGCCGCGCTGGCCGCCGAGGGGCTGGGCTCGGCGACCGCGACGGACGGCGCGACGCTGGTGCTGACGCTGACCGAACGTCAGATGTAG
- a CDS encoding TIGR03089 family protein → METTIPAAFAAAVRRDPTVPLLTFYDDATGDRAELSGATLENWVAKTANLLRDGLGSAPGDTAAVLLPPHWQAAAVLLGCWSAGVAVVAPEAPRPVEVLFTTPGRAAEAAAWPADERYATGLLPLAMPLRELPGGFADYVTEVRQHGDQFAPVQPVRPADAALGERDHAGACAAAARRAAELGVGPGDRVLIDAAAHPDPVDWLLAPLLAGASVVLCAHLDPARLAGRADSEKVTRTLG, encoded by the coding sequence ATGGAAACCACGATCCCCGCGGCGTTCGCCGCCGCGGTCCGGCGCGATCCGACGGTGCCCCTGCTGACGTTCTACGACGACGCCACCGGTGACCGGGCCGAGCTGTCCGGCGCCACCCTGGAGAACTGGGTCGCCAAGACCGCCAACCTGCTCCGCGACGGCCTAGGGTCCGCTCCCGGCGACACCGCCGCCGTGCTGCTGCCGCCGCACTGGCAGGCCGCGGCCGTCCTGCTCGGCTGCTGGTCGGCGGGGGTGGCCGTGGTCGCGCCGGAGGCGCCACGCCCGGTGGAGGTCCTCTTCACGACGCCCGGACGGGCCGCCGAGGCCGCCGCCTGGCCCGCCGACGAGCGGTACGCGACCGGGCTGCTTCCCCTGGCCATGCCGCTGCGCGAGCTGCCCGGCGGATTCGCCGACTACGTCACCGAGGTACGCCAGCACGGCGACCAGTTCGCGCCCGTCCAGCCCGTGCGCCCCGCCGATGCCGCGCTGGGCGAGCGTGACCACGCCGGGGCCTGCGCGGCCGCCGCGCGGCGCGCCGCCGAGCTGGGCGTCGGCCCGGGCGACCGGGTGCTGATCGACGCGGCCGCCCACCCCGACCCGGTCGACTGGCTGCTGGCCCCGCTGCTGGCGGGCGCGTCCGTGGTCCTGTGTGCCCACCTCGACCCGGCGCGGCTGGCGGGCCGAGCCGACAGCGAGAAGGTCACCCGCACACTCGGCTGA
- a CDS encoding glycosyltransferase family 4 protein, with translation MTAGRPPRVLVDATSVPADRGGVGRYVDGLLGALGAMGTDRVDLAVVAQRTDAERYTRMLGDAEVIAGPSAVAHRPARLAWEQTGLPLLAQQVGAQVLHAPFYTCPLRAGCPVTVTVHDATFFTEPEHYDNTRRTFFRSAIKTSLRRAARVIVPSKATRDELIRLLDADPTKIDVAYHGVDSAAFHAPTDEEKARVRARLGLGDSAYVAFLGAKEPRKNVPNLIRGWARAVADWPRPPALVIAGGQGHDDDIDRAVAEVPSHLRLLRPGYLRYTDLPGFLGGAAVACYPSFGEGFGLPILEAMACATPVLTTPRLSLPEVGGDAVAYTTEDPDRIAEDLANLLHDEPRRLTLAKAGFDRAKEFTWASSAEVHVNAWLRVAAG, from the coding sequence GTGACCGCCGGTCGCCCGCCCCGAGTCCTCGTCGACGCCACGAGCGTCCCCGCCGACCGCGGAGGTGTGGGCAGGTACGTCGACGGGCTGCTCGGTGCCCTCGGCGCCATGGGTACGGATCGCGTCGACCTGGCCGTCGTTGCGCAGCGTACGGATGCGGAGCGTTACACCCGCATGCTCGGCGACGCCGAAGTCATCGCCGGTCCGTCCGCCGTGGCGCACCGCCCGGCCCGGCTGGCCTGGGAGCAGACCGGGCTGCCGCTGCTGGCCCAGCAGGTCGGCGCGCAGGTCCTGCACGCGCCGTTCTACACCTGCCCGCTGCGGGCCGGCTGCCCGGTGACCGTGACCGTGCACGACGCGACGTTCTTCACCGAGCCGGAGCACTACGACAACACCCGGCGGACGTTCTTTCGCAGCGCGATCAAGACGTCGTTGCGCCGCGCCGCCCGGGTGATCGTGCCGAGCAAGGCCACCCGCGACGAACTGATCCGGCTGCTCGACGCCGACCCCACCAAGATCGACGTGGCGTACCACGGTGTCGATTCGGCCGCGTTCCACGCGCCGACCGACGAGGAGAAGGCCCGGGTCCGGGCGCGGCTGGGGCTCGGCGACTCGGCGTACGTGGCCTTCCTGGGCGCCAAGGAGCCGCGCAAGAACGTACCCAACCTGATCCGGGGTTGGGCCCGCGCGGTGGCCGACTGGCCGCGCCCGCCCGCCCTGGTCATCGCGGGCGGCCAGGGGCACGACGACGACATCGACCGGGCGGTCGCCGAGGTGCCCTCCCACCTGCGGCTGCTGCGGCCGGGCTACCTGCGCTACACCGACCTGCCGGGCTTCCTGGGCGGCGCCGCCGTGGCCTGCTACCCGTCGTTCGGCGAGGGCTTCGGGCTGCCGATCCTGGAGGCGATGGCGTGCGCCACGCCCGTGCTGACCACCCCCCGGCTGTCGCTGCCGGAGGTGGGCGGGGACGCGGTCGCGTACACCACCGAGGATCCGGACCGGATCGCCGAGGACCTGGCGAACCTGCTCCACGACGAGCCGCGCCGGCTCACGCTGGCCAAGGCCGGATTCGACCGGGCCAAGGAGTTCACCTGGGCCTCCAGCGCCGAGGTGCACGTCAATGCGTGGCTCAGAGTCGCGGCCGGGTGA
- a CDS encoding mannose-1-phosphate guanylyltransferase, which produces MTDEQGGLYAVIPAGGSGTRLWPLSRAGHPKFLHPLTGTDASLLQATVDRLAPLSDSEHVYVVTGVGHAAAVSRQLADVPEGNILVEPSPRDSCAAIALAAAVIARRDPEAIMGAFAADHLIAHSDHFVEVIRHAMAGARQGLLMTLGITPTRPETGYGYLQCGAPAGDGPVLAVEEFKEKPSYEVAEAYVKSGRYLWNAGMFVWRVDAFLAELSRQQPQLAAGVSRIAQAWDTPDREEVLGEVWPTLPRISVDYAVMEGAATAGRVGTVPGDFGWNDVGDFHTLGEVLTADSAGNVVVGNDSGAKPGTLLREAENLVVVPNSGRLVAALGVRDLIIVDTPDAVLVCPRERAQEVKSLVDELKEKGELGYI; this is translated from the coding sequence ATGACTGACGAGCAGGGCGGCCTGTACGCCGTTATTCCCGCAGGTGGCAGTGGTACACGTCTATGGCCGCTGTCCCGCGCAGGTCACCCGAAGTTCCTGCACCCGCTGACGGGGACGGACGCGTCGCTGCTGCAGGCGACCGTGGACCGGCTCGCCCCGCTGAGCGATTCCGAGCACGTGTACGTGGTCACCGGCGTCGGGCATGCGGCCGCCGTCTCGCGGCAACTCGCCGACGTGCCGGAGGGCAACATCCTCGTCGAGCCGTCCCCGCGCGACTCCTGCGCCGCCATCGCGCTCGCCGCCGCGGTCATCGCCCGGCGCGACCCCGAGGCGATCATGGGTGCGTTCGCCGCCGACCACCTCATCGCGCACTCCGACCACTTCGTCGAGGTGATCCGGCACGCCATGGCCGGCGCCCGGCAGGGTCTGCTGATGACCCTCGGCATCACCCCCACCCGCCCCGAGACCGGGTACGGCTACCTGCAGTGCGGCGCCCCGGCCGGCGACGGCCCCGTGCTGGCGGTCGAGGAGTTCAAGGAGAAGCCGTCGTACGAGGTGGCCGAGGCGTACGTGAAGTCCGGCCGCTACCTGTGGAACGCGGGCATGTTCGTGTGGCGGGTGGACGCGTTCCTCGCCGAGCTGTCCCGGCAGCAGCCGCAACTGGCCGCCGGGGTCTCCCGGATCGCCCAGGCCTGGGACACCCCGGACCGCGAGGAGGTTCTCGGCGAGGTGTGGCCGACGCTGCCCCGGATCTCGGTGGACTACGCGGTGATGGAAGGCGCGGCCACGGCCGGGCGGGTCGGCACCGTACCCGGGGACTTCGGCTGGAACGACGTCGGTGACTTCCACACCCTCGGCGAGGTGCTGACCGCCGACTCGGCGGGCAACGTCGTCGTGGGCAACGACAGCGGCGCCAAGCCCGGGACCCTGCTGCGCGAGGCAGAGAATCTGGTCGTGGTGCCCAACTCCGGACGGCTGGTCGCCGCGCTCGGCGTCCGCGACCTGATCATCGTGGACACTCCCGACGCGGTGCTGGTCTGCCCGCGCGAACGCGCCCAGGAGGTCAAGTCCCTGGTCGACGAGCTCAAGGAAAAGGGCGAGCTGGGCTACATCTGA
- the cofD gene encoding 2-phospho-L-lactate transferase codes for MRIVVLTGGIGGARFLVGVRAHARQLGAEVTAVVNVGDDVRMHGLQICPDLDSVMYTLGGAADPERGWGRTGETWVVKEELAKYGAEPGWFGLGDKDTATHLVRTTLLSAGYPLSQVTAALCDRWQPGLTLLPATDDRLETHVVVDVDGERRAIHFQEWWVRHRGDLPTHRFVFVGADTAKPAPGVLEAIGAADVVLLAPSNPVVSVAPILAVPGIREAVADGPAPVVGVSPVIAGAPVRGMADRCLATVGVPVTATGVGTLYGARADGGLLDGWLVDTSDADTDVPGVRTRAVPLWMRDEQATAAMVAAALELAGVS; via the coding sequence ATGCGGATCGTGGTCCTTACCGGCGGCATCGGCGGCGCGCGCTTCCTCGTCGGGGTGCGCGCGCATGCCCGCCAGCTCGGCGCCGAGGTGACCGCCGTGGTCAACGTCGGCGACGACGTACGCATGCACGGCCTGCAGATCTGCCCCGACCTGGACAGCGTGATGTACACCCTGGGCGGGGCGGCCGACCCCGAGCGGGGCTGGGGCCGCACCGGCGAGACCTGGGTGGTCAAGGAGGAACTGGCCAAGTACGGCGCGGAGCCGGGCTGGTTCGGGCTGGGCGACAAGGACACCGCCACCCATCTGGTACGCACCACCCTGCTCTCGGCGGGTTACCCGCTGTCCCAGGTCACGGCGGCGTTGTGTGACCGCTGGCAGCCCGGCCTCACGCTGCTGCCCGCCACCGACGACCGGCTGGAGACCCACGTGGTCGTCGACGTCGACGGCGAACGCCGGGCGATCCACTTCCAGGAGTGGTGGGTACGCCATCGCGGTGACCTGCCCACCCACCGGTTCGTCTTCGTGGGCGCCGACACGGCCAAACCCGCCCCGGGCGTCCTGGAGGCGATCGGCGCGGCCGACGTGGTGCTCCTCGCCCCGAGCAACCCGGTGGTCAGCGTCGCGCCGATTCTGGCCGTACCCGGAATCCGCGAGGCCGTGGCGGACGGCCCGGCACCGGTCGTCGGGGTCTCCCCGGTGATCGCGGGCGCCCCGGTGCGCGGCATGGCGGACCGCTGCCTGGCCACGGTCGGGGTGCCGGTCACCGCCACGGGCGTCGGCACACTGTACGGGGCGCGGGCCGACGGCGGTCTGCTCGACGGCTGGCTGGTCGACACCAGCGACGCGGACACCGACGTGCCCGGGGTACGCACCCGGGCCGTGCCGCTGTGGATGCGTGACGAGCAGGCGACGGCCGCGATGGTCGCGGCGGCCCTGGAACTCGCGGGGGTGAGCTGA